The following coding sequences are from one Microbulbifer sp. TB1203 window:
- a CDS encoding response regulator transcription factor has product MRILLIEDDQSLADGIATALRHSGYAVDHTDSGRQGIALARAARPDAIILDLGLPDMDGVEVLKALRNKSVDSSVLILTARDDLPSKIRGLDAGADDYLTKPFAVDELLARLRALERRAGLGLSAEIRLGDVTIDLASHRVTRNSEVINLSRREFTLLRALAERPGHILSREQLEDKLYSWGEEISSNAVDVHIHNLRKKLYPEFILTIRGVGYKLGPKAGP; this is encoded by the coding sequence ATGCGGATACTGCTGATAGAGGACGACCAGTCGCTGGCCGATGGCATCGCCACCGCGCTGAGGCATTCCGGCTACGCCGTGGACCACACGGACAGTGGCCGCCAGGGTATCGCACTGGCGCGGGCCGCGCGGCCGGACGCGATTATCCTGGACCTGGGCCTGCCGGATATGGACGGTGTCGAGGTGCTGAAGGCGCTGCGCAACAAATCCGTCGATTCCTCGGTGCTGATCCTTACCGCGCGCGATGACCTGCCGTCGAAAATCCGCGGCCTGGACGCGGGCGCCGACGACTACCTGACCAAGCCCTTTGCCGTGGACGAGTTGCTGGCGCGGCTGCGCGCGCTGGAGCGCCGCGCCGGCCTGGGGCTCAGCGCGGAAATCCGACTGGGCGATGTCACCATCGATCTCGCCAGCCACCGGGTAACCAGGAATAGCGAAGTGATCAATCTCTCGCGCCGGGAATTCACCCTGCTGCGCGCGCTGGCGGAGCGCCCCGGGCATATCCTCAGCCGCGAACAGTTGGAGGACAAGCTCTACAGCTGGGGGGAAGAGATTTCCAGCAACGCTGTGGATGTACATATTCACAACCTGCGCAAGAAACTCTATCCGGAATTTATTCTGACCATTCGCGGTGTCGGTTACAAGTTGGGACCAAAGGCAGGGCCCTGA
- a CDS encoding SDR family oxidoreductase, whose protein sequence is MGGIPVTVLLTGASGGIGSAIARALAEEGHRLILVGRSTGRLQQLRATLANSNRHIVITANLLDAAQRGALVSACAALPGGVDVLINGAGVSTFAELGDIGDTELGAMLHTNLLVPIALTRNLLPLLRNSENPAVINIGSAFGHIGHPGFSVYSASKFGLHGFTEALRRELSDSCIAVHYLAPRAVDTELNTEAVNSLNRALGNKSDPPEMVARQVLNLLGERRSARRFIGWPERFFIKLNALFPSLVDGALGKKVPLIRRYAKQNWARQNCTSGETS, encoded by the coding sequence ATGGGCGGCATACCCGTGACGGTATTACTCACCGGCGCCAGCGGCGGCATCGGCTCGGCCATAGCGCGGGCGCTGGCCGAGGAGGGCCACCGGTTGATTCTGGTGGGCAGGAGCACCGGGCGGCTGCAGCAGTTGCGCGCGACACTCGCGAACAGCAACCGGCATATCGTGATAACCGCCAACCTGCTCGATGCCGCTCAGAGGGGCGCCCTGGTATCCGCCTGCGCGGCGCTGCCCGGTGGCGTGGATGTGCTGATCAATGGTGCCGGGGTCTCCACCTTCGCCGAGCTCGGCGATATTGGCGATACGGAACTGGGCGCCATGCTGCACACCAACCTGCTCGTGCCCATCGCCCTCACCCGCAACCTGCTGCCGTTGCTGCGCAACAGCGAAAACCCTGCAGTGATCAATATCGGCTCCGCCTTCGGGCATATCGGCCACCCGGGGTTCAGTGTCTACAGCGCCAGCAAATTCGGCCTGCACGGTTTTACCGAGGCGCTGCGTCGCGAGCTGAGCGACAGCTGCATCGCAGTGCACTACCTGGCGCCGCGTGCGGTGGACACCGAACTCAATACCGAGGCGGTCAACAGCCTCAACCGGGCGCTGGGCAACAAGTCCGACCCGCCGGAGATGGTGGCGCGGCAGGTGCTGAATCTGCTCGGAGAGCGACGCAGCGCCCGGCGCTTTATCGGCTGGCCGGAGCGTTTTTTCATCAAGCTGAATGCGCTCTTCCCCTCCCTGGTGGATGGGGCACTGGGCAAGAAGGTGCCCTTGATCCGCCGCTATGCCAAGCAAAACTGGGCCAGACAAAACTGCACATCAGGAGAAACCTCATGA
- a CDS encoding sulfatase-like hydrolase/transferase: MNPSNSSLPYFRGIPLLVWCVSFALLMLHGLPALSGAVQIGYFTAATIAQAALLALPAWLLVRGASATRPGWLRFSLLALLHLYAVGIVLAIDANYQIYALYGFYINGFVWNIISTPGGLEALGFSNSFYVSSALRVLAVAAVYAALVRWLPLARIANTRPVRAAAAVLPLVFLLQGGIYAYADHTGEQQILQSVQRIPWYSPVTAKGLLSKLGVERKRPELDGSLSRRKGKFAYPAVDAQSIVLDKPYNIVWLTSESWRADMLDPRIMPETYAFARDNVHFLNHYSGGNGTRMGMFSQFYGLHGNYWFDALPAERPPLLLETLRKNSYSLMAYTSARFSYPEFDRTVFRNFSSEQLHSDHEGDPWQRDIRNVSKLTAFINSAKQPFFSFMFFESTHANYSFPAENALETDYLEDFNYLDTDIKSQISRIKARYINASHHLDSQFARVLHALKESGRLDNTIVVITGDHGEEFMENGRWGHNSTFVEQQVKVPLVLHIPGQKARTIERMTSHVDLPITLLSAMSRLQGIDKRQVSFGHDLLDKNYRHDYLVVSDWHGSTLIAEDLKLVLSAKASDERGRFFTRNDQPLAEADAAALSRRLIGDYLRETPRFYSRRGKSGGQPPLAAP; this comes from the coding sequence ATGAATCCGTCAAACTCCTCTCTTCCGTATTTCCGGGGCATACCGCTGCTGGTGTGGTGCGTCAGTTTTGCACTGTTGATGCTGCACGGCCTGCCAGCCCTGAGCGGCGCCGTGCAGATCGGCTATTTTACCGCTGCCACCATCGCGCAGGCGGCACTGCTGGCATTGCCCGCCTGGCTGCTGGTGCGGGGCGCCTCGGCCACCCGCCCGGGGTGGCTCAGGTTTTCCCTGCTGGCGCTGCTGCACCTCTACGCCGTGGGAATCGTGCTGGCCATCGACGCCAACTACCAGATCTACGCACTCTACGGTTTCTATATCAACGGCTTTGTGTGGAATATTATTTCAACGCCCGGCGGTCTGGAGGCCTTGGGTTTCAGCAACTCCTTTTATGTCTCAAGTGCCCTGCGTGTACTGGCAGTGGCGGCCGTCTACGCAGCGCTGGTCCGCTGGCTGCCGCTAGCGCGGATCGCCAATACGCGGCCGGTGCGGGCCGCTGCCGCAGTCCTGCCGCTGGTGTTCCTGCTACAGGGAGGAATCTACGCCTACGCCGACCACACCGGTGAGCAGCAGATACTGCAAAGCGTACAGCGTATCCCCTGGTATTCCCCAGTCACCGCCAAGGGGCTGTTGAGCAAACTGGGCGTGGAGCGCAAGCGTCCGGAACTGGACGGTTCCCTCAGCCGCAGGAAAGGCAAGTTCGCCTATCCGGCAGTCGATGCCCAAAGTATTGTGCTGGACAAGCCCTACAACATCGTCTGGCTGACCTCCGAATCCTGGCGCGCGGATATGCTGGACCCGCGCATCATGCCGGAGACCTACGCCTTCGCCCGGGACAATGTCCATTTCCTCAACCACTACAGCGGCGGCAACGGCACGCGCATGGGTATGTTCAGCCAGTTCTACGGCTTGCACGGCAACTACTGGTTCGACGCACTGCCCGCAGAGCGGCCGCCGCTGTTGCTGGAAACCCTGCGCAAAAACAGCTACTCGCTGATGGCCTACACCAGCGCACGTTTCAGCTATCCGGAATTCGACCGCACCGTCTTCCGGAATTTCTCCTCCGAACAGTTGCACTCCGATCACGAGGGAGACCCCTGGCAGCGGGACATCAGGAATGTCAGCAAGCTGACCGCTTTTATAAATTCAGCGAAGCAACCGTTTTTCAGTTTCATGTTCTTTGAGTCGACACATGCCAACTACTCATTTCCAGCGGAGAATGCGCTGGAGACGGACTACCTGGAGGATTTCAACTACCTGGATACGGATATCAAAAGCCAGATCTCACGTATCAAGGCTCGCTATATCAATGCCAGCCACCATCTGGACTCCCAGTTCGCCAGGGTACTCCACGCGCTGAAGGAGAGTGGCAGGCTGGACAACACCATCGTGGTGATCACCGGCGACCACGGCGAGGAATTTATGGAGAACGGCCGTTGGGGGCACAATTCCACCTTCGTGGAACAGCAGGTCAAAGTGCCGTTGGTGCTGCATATTCCCGGGCAAAAGGCCCGTACGATCGAGCGCATGACCAGCCACGTGGATCTGCCGATCACCCTGCTCTCCGCCATGAGCCGGTTGCAGGGTATCGACAAACGGCAGGTCAGCTTTGGCCACGACCTGTTGGATAAAAATTACCGCCACGACTACCTGGTTGTCAGCGACTGGCACGGCAGCACATTGATTGCCGAGGACCTGAAACTGGTGCTGTCGGCCAAGGCCAGCGATGAGCGCGGTCGATTTTTCACGCGCAACGACCAGCCACTGGCGGAAGCCGATGCAGCCGCACTTTCGCGCCGACTAATCGGGGACTACCTTCGGGAAACGCCGCGCTTCTATAGCCGGCGCGGCAAGAGTGGAGGGCAACCGCCACTGGCGGCGCCCTGA
- a CDS encoding cupredoxin domain-containing protein, which produces MAVAALALLPLAAQAGRPVFEIEIRGHLFHPSELVVPANTKVKLIVYNRDPTPEEFESYELNREKVIMGGQRAIVFIGPLAPGEYPFFGEFNPKTAQGKIIAQ; this is translated from the coding sequence TTGGCCGTGGCCGCGCTGGCACTGTTGCCGCTGGCGGCACAGGCGGGGCGCCCGGTGTTTGAGATCGAAATACGCGGCCACCTGTTTCACCCCTCGGAATTGGTGGTGCCCGCAAATACCAAGGTGAAACTGATCGTCTACAACCGCGATCCCACTCCGGAAGAATTCGAGAGCTACGAACTCAACCGGGAAAAAGTCATCATGGGCGGCCAGCGGGCGATAGTCTTTATCGGCCCCCTGGCGCCGGGAGAATACCCGTTTTTCGGGGAATTCAATCCCAAGACGGCGCAGGGAAAAATCATCGCGCAATGA
- a CDS encoding iron-containing redox enzyme family protein encodes MQFFDRLQQQTEAARHSLVEIPLIQRGARGELGLEEYVAFLTQAYHHVKHTVPLLMACGSRLNEKQEWLRVAIAEYIEEETGHQEWILSDIAACGADAEAVRNSAPNLSTELMVAYAYDTIARGNPLGFFGMVHVLEGTSIQLADSAAGAIQRSLGLPDAAFSYLRSHGALDIGHVEFFKGLMNRIEAEEERQVIVHCARVFYRLYGDIFRELDTVPLPAEVA; translated from the coding sequence ATGCAGTTTTTCGACCGGTTGCAACAGCAGACGGAAGCGGCGCGCCATTCGCTGGTGGAAATACCGCTGATTCAACGCGGCGCGCGCGGCGAACTGGGACTGGAGGAATATGTGGCCTTCCTCACCCAGGCCTACCACCACGTCAAGCACACGGTGCCGCTGCTGATGGCCTGCGGCAGCCGGCTGAATGAAAAGCAGGAGTGGCTGCGGGTCGCCATCGCCGAATACATCGAGGAGGAGACCGGCCACCAGGAGTGGATACTCAGCGATATCGCCGCCTGCGGCGCGGACGCGGAGGCGGTTCGCAACAGTGCGCCCAATCTCAGTACCGAACTGATGGTGGCCTACGCCTACGACACCATTGCACGGGGCAATCCGCTCGGTTTCTTCGGCATGGTCCACGTCCTCGAAGGTACCAGTATCCAGCTGGCGGACAGTGCCGCGGGGGCGATTCAGCGGTCCCTCGGCCTGCCGGACGCGGCGTTCAGCTACCTGCGCTCCCACGGCGCGCTGGATATCGGCCACGTGGAGTTCTTCAAGGGTTTGATGAACCGCATCGAAGCGGAGGAAGAGCGGCAGGTCATAGTGCACTGTGCGCGGGTGTTCTACCGGCTCTATGGCGATATCTTCCGCGAGCTGGACACAGTACCGCTGCCGGCGGAGGTGGCCTGA
- a CDS encoding thermostable hemolysin codes for MALEGSQYREPRDPVRPPAAASHSFELTTAGDAGRAAVEAYIAQKFAATYGARIHSFLPQLLSLHRGGVIDAALGLRRADSGALFLEQYLDRPVERQLAAAAGRPVARSDIVEIGNLVSTSRGSSQMLFLMLAELFAEARVNWAIFTATPEVHKLLSRLTADQIVLCVADGGRLGAQLQNWGSYYDTCPAVTAIDVTASREILLQRPLVCELLRNCAAQAKPLARMFLEGNKCN; via the coding sequence ATGGCATTGGAAGGCAGTCAATACCGCGAACCCCGGGACCCGGTCCGGCCGCCGGCGGCGGCTTCACACAGCTTTGAACTAACCACTGCCGGTGATGCCGGGCGCGCCGCGGTGGAGGCCTATATCGCGCAAAAGTTTGCCGCGACCTACGGCGCGCGCATCCACAGTTTCCTGCCGCAACTACTCTCGCTGCACAGGGGCGGCGTCATCGACGCGGCCCTCGGGCTGCGCCGCGCCGACAGCGGTGCCCTGTTCCTGGAACAGTACCTGGACCGGCCGGTGGAGCGGCAACTGGCCGCTGCCGCCGGGCGGCCGGTGGCACGCTCGGACATCGTCGAGATCGGCAACCTGGTTTCCACCTCCCGCGGCAGCAGCCAGATGCTGTTCCTGATGCTCGCCGAACTGTTCGCCGAAGCCCGGGTGAACTGGGCGATTTTTACCGCCACCCCGGAAGTGCATAAATTGCTGAGCAGGCTCACCGCCGACCAGATCGTTCTCTGTGTTGCCGACGGCGGACGCCTGGGTGCGCAGCTGCAAAACTGGGGCAGCTACTACGACACCTGTCCCGCGGTCACCGCGATCGATGTAACCGCCTCTCGCGAGATCCTGCTGCAGCGTCCGCTTGTTTGCGAACTGCTGCGCAACTGTGCGGCGCAGGCAAAACCTTTGGCCCGGATGTTTCTTGAGGGCAATAAATGCAACTGA
- a CDS encoding FTR1 family protein: MLLTSVIIILREVLEAALLLSILLAMSHFLHLRLRWFYAALAAGVAGSVVYGVQLAAISDAFDGVGQELLNAALQIAIYLLLLVIASLLVVNYYTANYYAGERHRGILSAAMTAAVAMAVLREGSEIFIYLSAFRYSPQPWSGVLAGSLLGAGIGFSVGALFYYLLVGLPRRRALLVTCVLLTLVAGGMVLQATQLLIQADWLPAQVPLWDSSALVAEGSLAGQMMYALVGYEATPTSLQVILYTASVAAMALLLLLTRYHQKKIRTARDVSQAR; encoded by the coding sequence ATGCTGTTGACCAGCGTGATTATCATTTTGCGCGAAGTGCTGGAGGCGGCGCTGCTGCTCAGCATACTGCTGGCGATGAGCCACTTCCTGCATTTGCGCCTGCGGTGGTTCTACGCCGCGCTCGCGGCGGGAGTCGCCGGATCGGTGGTCTACGGCGTGCAGCTGGCGGCCATTTCCGACGCGTTTGACGGGGTGGGCCAGGAGCTGCTTAACGCCGCATTGCAGATTGCCATCTACCTCCTGTTGCTCGTCATCGCGTCGCTGCTGGTGGTCAACTACTATACCGCCAACTACTATGCCGGCGAGCGCCACCGCGGAATACTGTCCGCCGCAATGACGGCGGCGGTTGCGATGGCGGTACTGCGCGAGGGGTCGGAAATTTTTATCTACCTGTCGGCTTTCCGCTACAGTCCGCAACCCTGGTCCGGTGTGCTGGCCGGTTCTCTGTTGGGTGCAGGGATCGGTTTCAGTGTCGGCGCGCTGTTTTACTACCTGCTGGTCGGCCTGCCACGTCGGCGTGCGCTGCTCGTCACCTGTGTGCTGCTCACCCTGGTGGCGGGCGGTATGGTTCTGCAGGCGACACAACTGTTGATCCAGGCAGACTGGCTGCCGGCGCAGGTACCGCTTTGGGACAGTTCCGCATTGGTGGCGGAGGGCTCGCTGGCCGGACAGATGATGTATGCACTGGTGGGCTACGAGGCCACACCCACTTCGTTGCAGGTGATTCTTTATACCGCCAGCGTTGCCGCAATGGCGCTGTTGCTGTTGTTAACCCGGTACCACCAGAAAAAAATCAGGACTGCCCGCGATGTATCCCAAGCTCGATGA
- a CDS encoding AMP-binding protein, which produces MQLIDSLRRTAALHPERPALMGDSVSLTYAGLIQAVDATAQQLRARGISTLGLYADNGPNWLLVDLACQAAGITLVPLPGFFSAQQLAHTLRASGMQALLTDDCERFTALEQVGEALAEIAGLALIEVVQGQLPQLPPQTAKITFTSGSTGTPRGVCLSNQTQFTTARVLRDSLAALRPERHLCVLPLATLLENVAGAYASWLIGGSVIAPGLESLGLSGSSQLDIAQLCRCIDERQPHSLILLPQMLKMLVEQSEHKGWRPPRSLVFAAVGGGKVSAELPLRARALGLPVYEGYGLSECGSVVALNLPAADRPGSAGRPLPHCEIKVREGEVLVRGPRYLGYLDDADGCDEWLPTGDLGELDRDGYLHITGRKKNILITSYGRNISPEWIESEILLTPLLMQCVLLGDGRPHCSALIFPRPGTERVHIEQWLESVNRRLPDYARVHRWAPLPEPLTFAGGLLTANGRPRRDAIAGRYAQVIENLYSV; this is translated from the coding sequence ATGCAACTGATCGATAGTCTGCGCCGCACTGCCGCACTGCACCCGGAGCGCCCCGCGCTGATGGGCGACAGCGTGAGCCTGACTTACGCCGGATTAATTCAGGCGGTGGATGCTACTGCGCAGCAATTGCGCGCGCGGGGCATCTCCACCCTCGGTCTCTACGCCGACAACGGCCCCAACTGGCTGTTGGTGGATCTGGCCTGCCAGGCCGCGGGCATCACCCTGGTGCCACTGCCGGGCTTTTTTTCCGCGCAGCAGCTGGCGCACACCCTACGGGCCAGTGGTATGCAGGCGCTGCTGACCGACGATTGCGAGCGCTTTACCGCGCTGGAGCAGGTGGGGGAGGCGCTGGCGGAGATCGCCGGCTTGGCGCTGATCGAGGTTGTGCAGGGGCAACTGCCGCAACTGCCGCCGCAGACCGCGAAAATCACTTTCACTTCCGGCTCCACCGGCACGCCGCGCGGTGTCTGCCTTTCCAATCAGACCCAGTTCACCACCGCGCGGGTGCTGCGCGACAGCCTGGCCGCACTGCGACCCGAGCGCCACCTGTGTGTGCTGCCGCTGGCCACGCTGCTGGAAAATGTCGCCGGCGCCTACGCCAGTTGGCTGATCGGCGGCAGCGTGATCGCCCCGGGGCTGGAGAGCCTCGGCCTGTCCGGCAGTTCGCAGTTGGATATCGCGCAGCTGTGCCGCTGCATCGATGAGCGGCAGCCGCACAGCCTGATCCTGCTGCCGCAGATGCTCAAGATGCTGGTGGAACAGAGTGAGCACAAGGGCTGGCGCCCGCCGCGCTCGCTGGTGTTTGCCGCCGTGGGCGGTGGCAAGGTATCGGCGGAACTCCCGCTGCGGGCTCGCGCGCTGGGGCTGCCGGTGTACGAGGGCTATGGCCTGTCCGAGTGCGGCTCGGTGGTGGCCCTGAACCTGCCCGCCGCCGACCGCCCCGGCAGCGCCGGGCGCCCGCTGCCGCACTGCGAGATCAAAGTGCGCGAGGGCGAAGTGCTGGTGCGCGGCCCGCGCTATCTCGGCTACCTGGACGACGCGGACGGCTGCGACGAGTGGCTGCCCACCGGCGACCTGGGGGAGCTGGACAGAGACGGCTACCTGCATATCACCGGGCGCAAAAAAAATATTCTGATCACTTCCTACGGCCGCAATATCTCCCCGGAGTGGATCGAGAGCGAAATACTGCTGACACCGCTGCTGATGCAGTGCGTGCTGCTCGGCGACGGCCGGCCTCACTGCAGCGCGTTGATTTTTCCCCGGCCGGGAACAGAGCGCGTGCATATTGAACAATGGCTGGAATCGGTCAACCGGCGCCTGCCGGATTACGCGCGCGTGCACCGCTGGGCGCCGCTGCCGGAGCCGCTGACCTTTGCCGGCGGCCTGCTCACCGCCAACGGCCGCCCGCGGCGCGATGCCATTGCCGGGCGCTATGCACAAGTCATCGAAAATCTTTATTCAGTTTAA
- a CDS encoding carbonic anhydrase family protein yields MQKLMVATGLFFASAVACAGDGAQWDYSGAKGPGHWGELSPQFTACSEGRNQSPINLSNFIESDLKPIEIHYQAGGDEILNNGHSVQVNYAPGSKISVDGHEFTLKQYHFHSPSENHINGKSFPMEAHLVHADGKGNLAVIAVMFEEGEANKALAKAWAKMPEKAGDSHGLPSSVAAEDILPSSRDYYRYNGSLTTPPCSEGVEWLVMKEPVSASKAQIEKFVHVMHHPNNRPIQMVGARPVLQ; encoded by the coding sequence ATGCAGAAACTGATGGTCGCAACTGGTTTATTTTTCGCGTCTGCAGTCGCCTGTGCTGGCGATGGAGCGCAATGGGACTATTCCGGAGCCAAGGGCCCCGGGCACTGGGGTGAACTCAGCCCGCAATTCACCGCGTGTTCCGAGGGGAGAAACCAGTCACCAATCAATCTCAGCAATTTCATCGAGTCCGACCTGAAGCCCATAGAGATTCACTACCAGGCGGGCGGGGACGAGATTCTCAACAATGGACACAGTGTTCAGGTGAACTATGCTCCCGGCAGTAAAATCTCTGTCGATGGACATGAGTTTACTCTCAAGCAGTATCACTTCCATTCCCCGAGCGAGAACCATATAAACGGCAAATCCTTCCCAATGGAAGCGCACCTGGTGCATGCCGATGGGAAGGGAAATCTCGCCGTTATCGCCGTGATGTTTGAGGAGGGTGAAGCAAACAAGGCCCTCGCCAAAGCTTGGGCCAAGATGCCCGAAAAGGCGGGTGACAGCCATGGCTTGCCTTCCAGCGTTGCGGCGGAAGATATTCTGCCTTCCTCACGGGATTACTACCGCTACAATGGCTCCCTCACCACGCCGCCCTGTTCTGAGGGGGTTGAATGGCTCGTCATGAAAGAGCCGGTGTCCGCCTCGAAAGCCCAGATAGAAAAGTTTGTACACGTAATGCACCATCCAAATAACCGCCCGATACAGATGGTGGGTGCGCGTCCGGTATTGCAGTAA
- a CDS encoding ATP-binding protein: protein MKSIRIYLVVALLSTITLVNFVSALHGYRASMAEAQQLFDRQLADTASLLSAMPASADRPKVVERTGHLAFQVWSPGGRLLMRSANAPPQPINALEEGFENVNFSGQRWRVYSHFSSERNYWTQVAEPVGLHFHLADKVVLESVIPILLGLPVAGLLIWFVVGHGLKSLHLLADALRQKRADDLSPLPLENAPEELLPVVQSTNALLARLQASFERERRFSADAAHELRTPISAIKVHTHNLERELSQYRLPQSPLSLAKLQRSVERMAHLVEQILNLYRTTPDHYPAKFEPLDLHELAREVIAEQHADFAGRGQAIELTGGAAPLEADRFALTILLKNLLNNANKYTPENGRVEVNTRVDGDRVVLRVDDTGPGIAEEEYGRVFERFYRVGGDRHPVPVGGSGLGLSIVQHIARLHHAEIQLDKSKFGRGLSIQVRLPASPGYLSPKGDSSD, encoded by the coding sequence GTGAAATCCATCCGCATCTACCTGGTGGTTGCGCTGCTGTCCACCATCACCCTGGTCAACTTCGTCTCCGCTCTGCACGGCTATCGCGCAAGTATGGCGGAGGCACAGCAGCTGTTCGACCGCCAGCTGGCCGATACTGCCAGCCTGCTGTCAGCGATGCCCGCGTCCGCGGACAGGCCGAAGGTGGTGGAGCGGACCGGGCACCTGGCTTTCCAGGTCTGGTCGCCCGGAGGAAGGCTGTTGATGCGCTCTGCCAATGCGCCCCCTCAGCCGATCAACGCCCTGGAAGAGGGCTTTGAGAATGTCAATTTTTCCGGCCAGCGCTGGCGGGTATACAGCCACTTCTCCAGCGAGCGCAATTACTGGACCCAGGTGGCCGAGCCGGTAGGTCTGCACTTCCATCTGGCGGACAAGGTGGTGCTGGAATCGGTGATTCCCATTCTGCTGGGGCTGCCGGTCGCCGGTCTGTTGATCTGGTTCGTGGTGGGGCACGGCCTGAAGAGCCTGCACCTGCTGGCGGACGCGCTGCGCCAGAAGCGCGCCGACGACCTGAGTCCGCTGCCACTGGAGAATGCGCCGGAAGAACTGCTGCCGGTGGTGCAGTCCACGAATGCGCTGCTGGCGCGACTGCAGGCGTCGTTCGAGCGCGAGCGGCGTTTCTCCGCCGATGCCGCCCACGAGCTGCGCACACCCATCAGCGCAATCAAGGTACACACGCACAACCTGGAGCGGGAATTGAGCCAGTACCGGCTGCCGCAGTCCCCGCTTTCGCTGGCGAAGCTGCAGCGGAGCGTCGAGCGCATGGCGCACCTGGTGGAGCAGATACTGAATCTCTATCGCACCACGCCGGACCACTATCCGGCGAAGTTCGAGCCGCTGGACCTGCACGAGCTGGCGCGCGAGGTCATTGCCGAGCAGCACGCGGATTTTGCCGGCCGGGGCCAGGCGATCGAACTGACCGGCGGGGCCGCGCCACTCGAGGCGGACCGCTTCGCACTCACCATTTTGTTGAAGAACCTGTTGAACAACGCCAACAAGTACACGCCGGAAAACGGCCGTGTGGAAGTGAATACCAGGGTGGATGGCGATCGCGTAGTGTTGCGTGTGGACGACACCGGCCCCGGCATTGCCGAAGAGGAATACGGGCGCGTGTTCGAGCGCTTCTACCGGGTGGGCGGCGACCGCCACCCGGTCCCGGTTGGCGGCAGCGGCCTGGGTTTGTCGATAGTGCAGCATATTGCCCGCTTGCACCATGCGGAAATCCAGCTGGATAAATCAAAATTTGGCCGCGGCCTGTCGATTCAGGTTCGCCTGCCGGCGTCGCCCGGCTACCTTTCCCCGAAGGGAGATTCCAGTGACTGA